One part of the [Synechococcus] sp. NIES-970 genome encodes these proteins:
- a CDS encoding hypothetical protein (conserved hypothetical protein) gives MTLTPLSWPELEALTNFQLDYENGPTNAQSSLRLFGQSAENIRIVLYRDRHAWCPYCQKIWLWLEEMQIPYRIEKVTMFCYGEKETWYKQKVPSGMLPAVELDGQLITESDDILLALEQAFGPLTFAMTDPKVLPLRRLERLLFRAWCNWLCRSPMFPGQDQEGRRKFIQVVQQVEAALAATPGPYFLECFSTADVIFTPYVERMNASLYYYKGYSLREENAYFGAWFDAMETRLTYRGTQSDFHTHAHDLPPQMGGCYSNGDRQALANQQTVDEGDWFALPDVRYPEPENAREEALYRVIKHRHNIVKVNPANDQFFDQALRCALTSMMAGEICMPPQGSDQALRYLRDRINVPRDMSIYAAKHLRTALEKTAQLVGDRQGEPIPVRHRRDQNPLNFA, from the coding sequence ATGACCCTAACCCCTCTCAGTTGGCCAGAACTCGAAGCCCTCACCAATTTTCAGCTTGACTACGAAAATGGTCCCACAAATGCCCAGTCTTCCCTGAGGCTCTTTGGTCAATCAGCAGAAAATATTCGCATCGTTCTTTACCGCGATCGCCATGCCTGGTGTCCTTACTGCCAAAAAATTTGGCTCTGGTTAGAGGAAATGCAGATTCCCTACCGCATCGAAAAGGTGACGATGTTTTGTTATGGAGAAAAAGAAACCTGGTATAAGCAGAAAGTACCCTCTGGAATGCTCCCCGCTGTGGAATTAGATGGGCAATTGATCACCGAAAGTGATGATATTCTCCTCGCCCTGGAACAGGCCTTTGGCCCCCTTACTTTTGCGATGACTGACCCCAAGGTTTTACCGTTGCGGCGATTGGAGAGACTGCTGTTTCGGGCCTGGTGCAACTGGCTCTGTCGATCGCCAATGTTCCCTGGCCAAGACCAAGAGGGTCGCCGCAAATTTATCCAAGTGGTGCAACAGGTGGAAGCAGCTTTGGCCGCCACCCCAGGGCCTTATTTCTTAGAATGCTTTAGTACAGCTGATGTAATTTTTACTCCCTATGTAGAGCGCATGAACGCCAGTTTGTACTATTACAAAGGCTATTCACTGCGGGAAGAAAACGCCTATTTTGGCGCTTGGTTTGATGCGATGGAAACCCGTCTCACCTACCGGGGGACTCAAAGCGATTTTCATACCCATGCCCATGACCTGCCACCGCAGATGGGAGGGTGTTACAGCAATGGCGATCGCCAAGCCCTCGCTAATCAACAAACAGTGGATGAAGGAGATTGGTTTGCCCTGCCCGATGTCCGTTACCCAGAGCCGGAAAATGCCAGGGAAGAAGCGCTATATCGCGTGATTAAACATCGCCACAACATTGTGAAGGTGAATCCGGCCAATGACCAGTTTTTTGATCAGGCCCTGCGCTGCGCCCTGACATCCATGATGGCAGGAGAAATTTGCATGCCGCCCCAGGGTTCAGACCAGGCATTGCGTTATCTCCGAGACCGGATCAATGTGCCCCGGGATATGTCGATTTACGCGGCCAAACATCTGCGCACCGCCCTCGAAAAAACAGCCCAGTTGGTGGGCGATCGCCAGGGAGAACCGATTCCAGTGCGCCATCGCCGGGACCAAAATCCCCTGAATTTCGCCTAG
- the glnA gene encoding glutamine synthetase, type I, translated as MTQTVTDILQMIRDENIQIIDLKFVDLPGIWQHCSFYHDQIDAASFVDGVPFDGSSIRGWKAINESDMAMVPDPTTAWLDPFCKEKTLSLICSIKEPRTGEWYSRDPRSIAQKAINYLTTTGIGDTAYFGPEAEFFVFDDVRFDQTENTGFYYVDSVEGRWNSGRTEPGGNLAYKPGYKQGYFPVPPTDSLQDMRTEMLLTMAKCGVPIEKHHHEVATGGQNELGFRFATLIKAADYLMTYKYVIKNVARKYGRTVTFMPKPLFNDNGSGMHTHQSLWKDGQPLFWGDRYANLSQMALHYIGGILKHAPAILAFSNPSTNSYKRLVPGFEAPVNLAYSQGNRSASVRIPLSGPNPKAKRLEFRCPDATANPYLAFAAMLCAGIDGIQKAIDPGEPLDVDIYDLTPEELSKIPSTPASLEAALEALQQDHDFLTVGGVFTEDFIENWIEYKLDTEVNPLRLRPHPYEFALYYDC; from the coding sequence ATGACCCAAACCGTAACCGACATTTTACAAATGATCCGCGATGAAAACATCCAGATTATTGACCTCAAATTTGTCGATCTCCCCGGCATTTGGCAGCACTGCTCTTTTTATCACGACCAGATTGACGCAGCCTCCTTTGTGGACGGCGTCCCCTTTGATGGGTCGAGTATTCGCGGCTGGAAAGCGATCAATGAATCGGATATGGCAATGGTTCCTGATCCGACGACGGCTTGGCTAGATCCGTTTTGCAAAGAAAAGACCCTCAGCTTGATTTGTTCGATCAAGGAGCCCCGTACCGGGGAATGGTATAGCCGCGACCCCCGCAGCATTGCCCAAAAGGCCATAAATTACCTTACGACCACTGGCATTGGCGATACGGCTTATTTTGGCCCGGAGGCAGAATTTTTTGTCTTCGATGATGTGCGCTTTGACCAAACTGAAAACACGGGTTTCTACTATGTCGATAGCGTTGAAGGACGTTGGAACTCAGGCCGTACAGAACCAGGGGGTAACCTGGCTTACAAACCAGGCTATAAGCAGGGCTATTTTCCGGTGCCGCCGACAGATAGCCTGCAGGATATGCGCACAGAAATGCTCTTGACCATGGCGAAATGTGGTGTCCCCATCGAAAAGCACCACCATGAAGTGGCCACCGGCGGCCAGAACGAACTAGGTTTTCGCTTTGCCACCTTGATCAAGGCGGCCGACTATCTGATGACCTATAAATATGTGATTAAAAATGTCGCCCGTAAATATGGCCGCACGGTGACTTTTATGCCGAAGCCCCTGTTTAACGACAATGGCTCGGGGATGCACACTCACCAGTCCTTATGGAAGGATGGACAGCCACTTTTTTGGGGCGATCGCTATGCCAATTTGAGTCAGATGGCCCTCCATTACATCGGCGGTATCCTCAAGCATGCTCCGGCAATCTTAGCTTTTTCTAATCCCAGTACCAATTCCTATAAGCGTCTTGTGCCCGGTTTTGAGGCGCCGGTCAATTTGGCCTATTCCCAGGGTAATCGTTCGGCTTCGGTGCGGATTCCCCTGTCAGGGCCTAACCCGAAGGCCAAGCGGCTAGAGTTCCGCTGTCCCGATGCCACCGCTAATCCCTACCTCGCTTTTGCAGCGATGCTCTGTGCGGGGATTGATGGAATCCAAAAGGCGATCGATCCCGGTGAACCTTTGGATGTAGATATTTACGATCTCACCCCGGAAGAACTCAGCAAAATTCCCTCGACCCCGGCCTCCCTCGAAGCGGCCCTCGAAGCACTCCAACAAGACCATGACTTTCTCACAGTCGGGGGTGTTTTTACTGAAGACTTCATCGAGAACTGGATTGAGTACAAACTCGATACAGAAGTCAATCCTCTGCGGCTACGGCCTCATCCCTATGAATTCGCCCTGTATTACGATTGCTAG
- the rbpA gene encoding RNA-binding protein, producing MSIYIGNLSYQVTDEDLKETFAEYGKVNRVQVPTDRETGRPRGFAFVEMSTEDEETAAIEALDGAEWMGRDLKVNKAKPREDRRSSAPRSGGGRGRY from the coding sequence ATGTCGATTTACATTGGAAATTTGTCCTATCAAGTCACTGATGAGGACCTCAAAGAAACTTTTGCTGAATATGGCAAAGTAAACCGGGTGCAAGTGCCCACTGATCGGGAAACTGGCAGACCCCGTGGTTTCGCTTTCGTAGAAATGTCTACTGAAGACGAAGAAACTGCAGCTATCGAAGCCCTTGATGGTGCAGAGTGGATGGGCCGTGACCTCAAGGTCAATAAAGCCAAGCCCCGTGAAGATCGTCGTTCTTCCGCCCCCCGTAGTGGTGGTGGCCGCGGTCGTTACTAA
- a CDS encoding histone deacetylase/AcuC/AphA family protein: MGFPVVYHPGYVTPIPEEHRFPMPKFRLLYEALLGDGVIHKNQVYTPQLAPQEWIEWVHEPTYVAAYCQGTLDSQAQRRIGLPWSKGVVQRTLTAVGGTILTAQLALEHGLACNTAGGTHHAFPGYGSGFCILNDLAIASRTVQRLGLAQKILIIDLDVHQGDGTAFIFQDDPTVFTFSMHCEVNFPSQKQRSDLDIGLPVGLDDDGYLQILAHHLGDLLSQVKPDLVFYDAGVDTHVGDRLGKLAMTNQGLYRRERMVLSTCLAAGYPVACVIGGGYAKNIGDLVFRHSLLHRAARDVY; this comes from the coding sequence ATGGGGTTTCCTGTTGTTTATCATCCTGGTTATGTGACGCCAATTCCGGAGGAGCATCGCTTTCCGATGCCGAAGTTTCGCTTGCTTTATGAGGCGCTTTTGGGGGATGGAGTTATTCACAAAAATCAGGTTTATACCCCCCAGTTAGCACCCCAGGAGTGGATTGAATGGGTTCATGAGCCAACCTATGTGGCGGCTTACTGTCAAGGCACTTTGGATTCCCAAGCCCAACGGCGCATCGGGTTGCCCTGGAGTAAGGGGGTGGTGCAACGGACGTTGACGGCGGTGGGGGGGACAATTCTCACGGCCCAGTTAGCTCTAGAGCATGGCTTGGCCTGCAATACGGCGGGGGGGACTCACCATGCTTTTCCGGGTTATGGGTCGGGTTTTTGTATTTTGAATGATCTGGCGATCGCCTCCCGGACGGTGCAGCGGTTGGGGCTTGCCCAAAAGATTTTGATTATTGATTTGGATGTGCATCAGGGGGACGGCACGGCGTTTATTTTCCAGGATGATCCGACGGTATTCACCTTTTCGATGCATTGTGAGGTGAATTTTCCGAGCCAAAAACAGCGCAGTGACCTGGATATCGGTCTCCCTGTCGGCCTCGATGATGATGGTTATCTACAAATTTTGGCCCACCACCTAGGGGATCTCCTCAGCCAGGTGAAGCCGGATTTGGTGTTTTATGATGCGGGGGTCGATACCCATGTGGGCGATCGCCTAGGAAAATTAGCGATGACCAACCAAGGGCTCTATCGCCGGGAGCGGATGGTACTCAGCACCTGCTTGGCGGCGGGCTATCCCGTGGCCTGTGTAATTGGTGGCGGCTATGCGAAAAATATTGGTGATTTGGTATTTCGCCATTCCCTGCTTCACCGGGCGGCCCGGGATGTGTATTAG
- a CDS encoding ABC transporter, ATP-binding protein — translation MTQAAEAPILNVTDLNVYYGESHILRNVDLNVPQGEMVCLIGRNGVGKTTLLKTIMGLLPPRTGKLRFMGQEINPLATDRRARMGIGYVPQGREVIPRVTVKENLLLGLEALPKGRRNKSNIPSEILNLFPMLKEMLHRMGGDLSGGQQQQLAIARALMGRPKLLILDEPTEGIQPSIILEIEAAVKQIIAETGISVLLVEQHLHFVRQADRYYAMQKGGIVASGSTHELSQAVIQEFLAV, via the coding sequence ATGACCCAAGCTGCCGAGGCCCCAATTTTGAACGTCACCGATCTCAATGTGTACTACGGCGAGAGTCACATTTTGCGGAATGTGGATTTAAATGTCCCCCAAGGAGAGATGGTGTGCTTGATTGGTCGCAATGGCGTTGGCAAAACAACCTTACTCAAAACGATCATGGGCCTGTTGCCCCCCCGCACCGGCAAACTCCGGTTTATGGGCCAAGAAATTAACCCCCTCGCCACGGATCGCCGCGCCAGGATGGGCATTGGCTATGTGCCCCAGGGCCGGGAAGTCATCCCCCGGGTCACCGTCAAAGAAAATTTACTCCTCGGCCTCGAAGCGCTGCCTAAGGGCCGCCGCAATAAGAGTAATATCCCCTCAGAAATTTTAAACCTCTTCCCGATGCTCAAAGAAATGCTGCATCGCATGGGTGGTGACCTCAGTGGTGGTCAACAGCAGCAGTTGGCGATCGCCCGCGCTTTGATGGGTCGTCCCAAGCTGTTAATTCTTGATGAACCCACCGAAGGGATTCAGCCATCGATTATTTTGGAAATCGAAGCAGCAGTAAAACAAATCATTGCCGAAACCGGAATTTCGGTGCTTTTAGTCGAGCAGCATTTGCACTTTGTCCGCCAGGCAGACCGTTACTATGCGATGCAAAAAGGGGGCATTGTCGCTTCTGGCAGCACCCACGAACTGAGTCAGGCGGTCATTCAGGAATTTCTCGCGGTTTAG
- a CDS encoding peptidyl-prolyl cis-trans isomerase, cyclophilin-type: MSEQANPQVFFDITIGGESAGRIVFELRADIVPKTAENFRALCTGEKGIGKRGKPLHFKGSKFHRVIPEFMCQGGDFTNGNGTGGESIYGDTFEDESFELRHNVPGLLSMANRGPNTNGSQFFITTTLTPWLNGKHVVFGKVIEGMDVVKAMEAQGSGSGATKQEIAIADCGQL; encoded by the coding sequence GTGAGCGAACAGGCTAACCCCCAAGTATTTTTTGATATCACCATCGGCGGCGAGAGCGCTGGACGAATCGTCTTTGAACTGCGGGCTGACATTGTCCCAAAGACTGCCGAAAATTTCCGCGCCCTCTGCACTGGCGAAAAAGGGATCGGCAAACGCGGTAAGCCCCTCCACTTCAAAGGCTCTAAATTTCACCGGGTGATCCCAGAGTTTATGTGCCAGGGGGGCGACTTTACCAATGGCAATGGTACCGGCGGCGAATCCATTTATGGTGATACCTTTGAAGACGAAAGCTTTGAGCTGCGCCACAATGTGCCTGGTCTGCTGAGTATGGCGAACCGTGGCCCCAACACCAATGGCTCTCAGTTTTTTATTACCACCACCCTCACGCCTTGGCTCAACGGTAAGCACGTGGTTTTCGGCAAAGTTATTGAAGGCATGGATGTGGTCAAAGCGATGGAAGCCCAAGGCTCTGGCAGCGGTGCAACAAAACAGGAAATTGCGATCGCCGACTGCGGCCAACTTTAA
- a CDS encoding FAD dependent oxidoreductase, translated as MNQGKIAIIGAGIGGLTAGALLAKRGYEVTVYEQAAIAGGCASTFKRKGFTFDVGATQVAGLEEGGIHQRIFQELGVDLPEATVCDLACAVFLPGETEPINVWRDMDKWKAERLKQFPKSEKFWNLLRVLFAASWKFQGRDPVVPPRNAWDIWQLVKAFRLDTFVTVPFTLMTVLDALKLCGTANDQRLKTFLDLQLKLYSQVDTAETALLYGATALAVSQTPQGLFHLQGSMQALSDRLIEALEKHGGKLLARHRIKEIDLSQDQPRLTIFDQRRSEISQVTFDHVVANTTVQDLIKLVENPPQSLPIKTYQNRIHNLAQPSGAFVVYLGVKATAIPENCPPHLQFLYDYDQEIGENNSLFVSVSKPNDGRAPTGHATIVASSFVDPEPWFGEGYAARKEKYTQEAIAKLNRYFDLSPENIVVQEAGTPRTFAFYTAREKGFVGGVGQRISTFAPFGLATRTPFKNVWLVGDSVHPGEGTAGVSYSALTAVRQIEQCT; from the coding sequence ATGAATCAGGGCAAAATCGCGATTATTGGGGCAGGCATTGGCGGTCTTACAGCGGGGGCGTTGTTGGCAAAACGGGGCTATGAGGTCACCGTTTATGAGCAGGCAGCGATCGCGGGTGGTTGTGCTTCTACGTTTAAGCGGAAGGGTTTCACCTTTGATGTGGGGGCGACCCAAGTCGCGGGCCTGGAAGAAGGGGGCATCCACCAGCGTATTTTTCAAGAATTGGGCGTTGATTTGCCCGAGGCAACGGTTTGTGATCTAGCCTGTGCGGTGTTTTTACCCGGTGAAACAGAACCGATCAATGTCTGGCGTGATATGGATAAATGGAAAGCCGAACGTCTCAAGCAATTTCCCAAGAGCGAAAAATTCTGGAACTTATTAAGGGTTTTATTTGCCGCTAGTTGGAAATTCCAAGGTCGTGATCCTGTTGTGCCACCTCGCAATGCCTGGGATATCTGGCAATTAGTCAAAGCATTTCGCCTAGATACGTTCGTCACAGTACCCTTTACTTTGATGACGGTTTTAGATGCCCTCAAACTCTGTGGTACGGCGAATGATCAACGCCTAAAGACATTTCTTGATCTACAGCTCAAGTTGTATTCCCAAGTTGATACTGCCGAAACAGCATTGCTCTACGGTGCAACAGCCCTCGCTGTTTCCCAAACGCCCCAAGGACTTTTCCATCTCCAGGGCAGTATGCAAGCCTTGAGCGATCGCCTGATTGAAGCCCTAGAAAAGCACGGGGGAAAACTCCTGGCCCGCCACCGGATTAAAGAAATTGATCTCAGTCAAGACCAGCCGCGATTAACTATTTTTGACCAGCGTCGCAGTGAAATTTCTCAAGTGACCTTTGATCATGTGGTCGCAAATACCACTGTCCAAGATTTAATCAAGCTTGTTGAGAACCCACCCCAATCTTTGCCGATTAAAACCTACCAAAATCGCATCCACAATCTGGCGCAACCATCGGGCGCTTTTGTCGTGTATCTCGGGGTAAAAGCCACCGCTATCCCCGAAAATTGTCCGCCCCATCTGCAATTTCTCTACGATTATGACCAGGAAATTGGCGAAAATAACTCTCTATTTGTTTCTGTGAGTAAGCCCAATGATGGCCGTGCCCCAACAGGTCACGCCACAATTGTCGCCTCTTCGTTTGTTGACCCGGAGCCCTGGTTTGGGGAAGGTTATGCCGCGCGAAAAGAAAAATACACCCAAGAGGCGATCGCCAAACTAAACCGCTATTTTGATCTATCCCCAGAAAATATTGTCGTCCAGGAAGCCGGCACGCCGCGCACTTTTGCGTTCTATACGGCCCGCGAAAAAGGCTTTGTCGGTGGAGTAGGCCAGCGCATTTCTACCTTTGCCCCCTTTGGCCTCGCCACCAGAACTCCCTTTAAAAATGTTTGGCTTGTGGGAGATTCTGTCCATCCAGGGGAAGGCACCGCTGGAGTCAGCTATTCCGCTCTGACTGCTGTGCGCCAAATTGAGCAATGCACTTAA
- the ffh gene encoding signal recognition particle protein, whose product MFDALAERLEDAWKALRGQDKISESNIKDALKEVRRALLEADVNVQVVKGFITEVEKAAIGAEVVSGVNPGQQFIKIVYDELVKIMGESNVPLAEAPNKPTVILMAGLQGTGKTTATAKLSLYLRKQNKTALMVATDVYRPAAIDQLKTLGEQIQVPVFDLGSDANPVEIARQGIEKGKELGVDVVLVDTAGRLQIDADMMAELKQIKETIQPDDTLLVVDSMTGQEAASLTRTFHEEIGVTGAILTKMDGDTRGGAALSVRMISGQPIKFIGVGEKVEALEPFYPDRLASRILNMGDILTLVEKAQEAVDLSDVEEMQAKLLEARFDFDDFLKQMRLLKNMGSLGGMLKLIPGIGNKIDKNMLEQGEVQLKRVETMINSMTKEERKNPDLLAQTPKRRSRIAKGSGLSEKDVSKLIADFTRMRKMMQQMGQGGGLPGMGGLGDMFGGGMPGMGGPGRGGAMPKKQKKVKKKKGFADL is encoded by the coding sequence ATGTTTGACGCCCTAGCCGAACGCCTTGAAGATGCCTGGAAAGCCCTCCGGGGTCAGGACAAAATCAGCGAATCGAACATCAAAGACGCCCTCAAGGAAGTCCGTCGCGCCCTGTTAGAGGCGGATGTGAATGTGCAAGTGGTCAAAGGCTTTATCACCGAGGTCGAAAAAGCGGCGATCGGCGCTGAGGTGGTTTCTGGGGTAAACCCCGGCCAGCAGTTCATCAAAATTGTCTACGACGAACTCGTGAAAATCATGGGGGAAAGCAATGTTCCCCTCGCCGAAGCTCCAAACAAGCCAACTGTTATCCTCATGGCCGGGCTTCAGGGGACTGGGAAAACCACCGCCACTGCTAAGCTTTCTCTCTATCTGCGCAAACAAAATAAAACCGCCCTGATGGTGGCGACCGACGTCTACCGCCCGGCGGCGATCGACCAGCTCAAAACCCTCGGGGAGCAGATTCAAGTTCCGGTTTTTGACCTTGGTAGCGATGCCAATCCTGTCGAAATCGCCCGCCAGGGGATCGAAAAAGGAAAAGAACTGGGCGTTGATGTTGTCCTTGTAGATACGGCTGGCCGCCTGCAGATCGATGCCGACATGATGGCCGAGCTCAAGCAGATCAAAGAAACCATTCAGCCCGACGATACCCTGCTCGTGGTCGACTCCATGACGGGCCAAGAAGCTGCCAGCTTAACCCGTACTTTCCACGAAGAAATCGGCGTCACCGGGGCAATCCTCACCAAAATGGATGGCGATACCCGGGGTGGTGCTGCGCTGTCGGTGCGGATGATTTCCGGTCAACCGATTAAATTTATCGGGGTCGGCGAAAAAGTCGAAGCCCTCGAGCCGTTCTATCCCGATCGCCTCGCCTCGCGCATTTTGAACATGGGGGACATTCTGACCCTCGTAGAAAAAGCTCAGGAAGCGGTAGATCTCTCCGATGTGGAGGAGATGCAGGCAAAATTATTAGAAGCGCGGTTTGATTTCGATGACTTCCTCAAACAGATGCGCCTGCTGAAAAATATGGGCTCCCTCGGCGGGATGCTCAAGCTGATCCCCGGCATTGGCAACAAGATTGATAAAAATATGCTGGAACAGGGGGAGGTGCAACTCAAGCGGGTGGAGACAATGATCAACTCCATGACCAAAGAAGAGCGCAAAAACCCAGATCTGTTGGCCCAAACCCCGAAACGCCGTAGCCGCATTGCCAAAGGTTCTGGCCTCTCTGAAAAAGATGTGTCTAAATTGATTGCCGACTTCACCCGGATGCGGAAAATGATGCAACAGATGGGCCAAGGGGGAGGTTTACCTGGTATGGGAGGCCTCGGCGATATGTTTGGTGGGGGCATGCCCGGCATGGGTGGCCCTGGTCGCGGTGGGGCGATGCCGAAAAAACAAAAGAAAGTGAAGAAGAAAAAAGGTTTTGCAGACCTCTAA
- the glbN gene encoding cyanoglobin: protein MATSLYEKLGGAAAVDLAVEKFYGKVLADERVNRFFANTDMAKQKQHQKDFMTYAFGGTEKFSGRSMRAAHKDLVENSGLTDVHFEAIAENLVLTLQELNVPQGLIDEVVTIVGSVQHRNDVLNR from the coding sequence ATGGCGACTAGTTTGTATGAAAAATTAGGCGGAGCAGCGGCGGTGGATCTCGCTGTCGAAAAATTTTATGGAAAAGTATTGGCCGATGAGCGGGTCAACCGTTTTTTTGCGAATACAGACATGGCAAAACAAAAGCAACATCAAAAAGACTTCATGACCTATGCTTTTGGGGGGACCGAAAAATTTTCTGGCCGTTCTATGCGTGCTGCCCACAAAGATCTGGTAGAAAACTCAGGGTTGACGGATGTTCATTTTGAAGCGATCGCCGAAAATTTAGTCTTGACCTTACAGGAGTTAAATGTTCCCCAAGGGTTAATCGATGAAGTTGTTACAATTGTCGGCTCCGTGCAACACCGCAACGATGTTTTAAATCGTTAA
- the dam gene encoding adenine-specific DNA methylase, giving the protein MANLEQLKPPLKWAGGKRWLVPKLRRIWQDYPTHQLVEPFCGGLAVALGLRPEIATLNDANPHLINFYQQLKKGLNSDLMMVNDQDFYYQCRNRFNELIYNQTAQTPEAALLFYYLNRTGFNGLCRFNSQGFFNVPFGKYKKINYCQDFSLYKVAFQNWQFYRSDFENLTIPHGSVIYADPPYDVEFHQYAAGGFTWEDQERLAQWLARQNVPVITSNQATDRILALYRKLGFRVDTLLAPRRIACNGDRTPALEMLAYRNLV; this is encoded by the coding sequence ATGGCCAATTTAGAACAATTAAAACCGCCCCTTAAATGGGCCGGAGGAAAGCGCTGGCTTGTACCTAAGTTGCGGAGAATTTGGCAAGATTACCCAACGCATCAATTAGTAGAACCTTTTTGTGGTGGTTTAGCAGTAGCACTAGGTTTAAGACCAGAAATCGCAACTTTAAATGATGCCAACCCCCATTTAATCAACTTTTATCAACAACTTAAAAAGGGATTGAATTCTGATTTGATGATGGTCAATGATCAGGATTTTTACTATCAATGTCGCAATCGATTCAATGAACTAATCTATAACCAAACAGCCCAGACCCCAGAGGCAGCACTTTTATTTTATTATCTCAATCGCACCGGTTTTAATGGCTTATGCCGCTTCAATAGTCAAGGTTTTTTCAATGTCCCGTTTGGCAAATATAAAAAAATCAATTATTGTCAGGACTTTAGTCTTTATAAAGTGGCATTTCAAAACTGGCAATTTTATAGAAGCGATTTTGAGAATCTTACAATTCCTCACGGAAGTGTGATCTATGCTGATCCGCCCTATGATGTGGAGTTTCATCAGTATGCGGCAGGGGGTTTTACTTGGGAAGACCAAGAACGTTTGGCCCAATGGTTAGCCCGTCAAAATGTCCCGGTAATCACCTCAAATCAGGCGACAGACCGCATCTTGGCGCTTTATAGAAAATTGGGTTTTCGCGTTGATACCTTGCTTGCTCCCCGACGCATCGCCTGTAATGGCGATCGCACGCCGGCGCTGGAAATGTTGGCCTATCGTAACCTTGTCTAA
- a CDS encoding hypothetical protein (conserved hypothetical protein), with amino-acid sequence MGQGKAVLPDVAQKLTLQEFLRACTTTDLREIPQAEMLALQFLREGTFQERWRLVKIFAKLSDKAIAPLLAIAEDPLADTELRWFAIRILGQYRDPEAIARLILLIDDCSEEFLLEEIMGTLVQLEAQAVDYLVPLLKKPDTRSLAVQALCKLRYPQMIRPLLEIISGVEPLDHCLILETLSQFRQPEILAALVGALKNPVAGVRRMAVKGLGFWAQSVDPLLLCEQVQPLLYDLDLQVCAQAGFTLSRLAIPQAAEAIATVLASPHTPEPLRISLIQALGWLAIPESLDILESLLYGTPPAIVQEAIKVMGRISEPSRRHRGTSILLQFWASCPSPPPASIQQAFVYALGQLADPRAEGLLAALSHSQDKMIQLHAIAALKKINRC; translated from the coding sequence ATGGGGCAAGGAAAAGCGGTACTGCCCGATGTTGCCCAAAAACTGACACTCCAAGAATTTTTGCGGGCCTGTACCACAACGGATTTGCGCGAGATTCCCCAGGCGGAAATGCTGGCGTTGCAATTCCTTCGGGAGGGGACGTTCCAAGAACGCTGGCGTTTGGTGAAAATCTTTGCAAAGTTGTCAGACAAGGCGATCGCCCCATTACTAGCTATTGCCGAAGATCCGCTAGCGGATACAGAACTGCGCTGGTTTGCGATCCGGATCCTCGGCCAATACCGTGACCCGGAGGCGATCGCCAGACTCATTCTTCTTATTGATGATTGTTCTGAAGAATTTCTTCTGGAAGAAATCATGGGCACCTTGGTGCAGTTAGAAGCCCAAGCGGTAGATTATTTAGTGCCATTGCTCAAAAAGCCAGACACCCGCTCCTTAGCTGTGCAAGCCCTTTGTAAATTGCGCTACCCCCAGATGATTAGACCTCTCCTAGAAATCATCAGTGGGGTTGAGCCCCTGGATCATTGTTTGATTTTAGAAACCCTGAGCCAGTTTCGACAGCCAGAAATTTTAGCTGCCCTTGTGGGGGCGCTCAAAAACCCTGTGGCTGGGGTGCGGCGGATGGCGGTAAAAGGTTTGGGATTCTGGGCCCAGTCTGTGGATCCGTTGCTCCTGTGTGAACAGGTGCAGCCGCTACTATATGACTTGGATTTGCAGGTCTGCGCCCAGGCTGGATTTACCCTCAGTCGGCTTGCGATCCCCCAGGCAGCCGAGGCGATCGCCACTGTTTTAGCCTCACCCCACACCCCGGAACCATTAAGGATTTCCCTGATCCAAGCCCTAGGCTGGCTAGCAATTCCTGAAAGTTTAGACATCTTAGAATCACTACTCTATGGCACACCGCCAGCAATTGTTCAAGAAGCCATCAAAGTTATGGGGCGTATCAGCGAACCTAGTCGGCGGCATCGGGGAACCAGTATTTTGCTGCAATTTTGGGCATCCTGCCCGTCGCCCCCCCCTGCCTCGATTCAACAGGCTTTTGTTTATGCTTTGGGGCAGTTAGCAGATCCCCGGGCCGAGGGTCTTTTGGCCGCACTGAGCCACAGCCAGGACAAG